A DNA window from Lutra lutra chromosome 8, mLutLut1.2, whole genome shotgun sequence contains the following coding sequences:
- the LOC125106709 gene encoding olfactory receptor 6C70-like, whose product MRNHSMQTEFILLGLTDDPELQVVIFLFLFFTYLLSVTGNLTIIILTLLESYLKTPMYFFLRNFSFLEISFTTVCIPRFLVSLVTKDRTISYISCMTQLFFFIFLGVTEFYLLAAMSYDRYVAICRPLHYTTIMSNKVCYQLVLSSWVTGFLIIFPPIILGLKLEFCASNVIDHFICDSSPILQISCSDTHFLELMSFFLAVLTLMVTLMLVLLSYGYIIKTILKFPSAQQRTKAFSTCSSHMIVVSISYGSCIFMYIKPSANDRVTLSKGVAVLNTSVAPLLNPFIYTLRNQQVKQAFKDRVQKVLFASNK is encoded by the coding sequence ATGAGGAATCATTCAATGCAGACAGAGTTTATTCTTTTGGGTCTGACAGATGACCCTGAATTGCAGGTtgtaattttcctctttctattttttacctACTTGTTGAGTGTAACAGGAAACTTAACCATCATCATTCTCACTCTGCTGGAATCCTACCTGAAGACACCTATGTATTTCTTCCTAAggaatttctcctttttagaAATCTCGTTCACAACTGTTTGTATTCCACGGTTCCTGGTAAGCCTTGTGACAAAGGACAGAACTATTTCCTATATAAGTTGTATgactcagttgtttttttttatctttttgggaGTAACTGAATTTTATCTTCTGGCGGCTATGTCCTATGACCGTTATGTGGCTATATGTAGACCTCTCCACTATACCACCATCATGAGCAACAAAGTTTGCTACCAACTTGTACTCAGCTCTTGGGTAACTGGATTCCTGATCATCTTTCCTCCAATCATCTTGGGACTCAAGCTGGAATTCTGTGCTTCCAATGTCATTGATCACTTTATTTGTGATTCTTCTCCCATCCTGCAGATCTCTTGTTCAGATACACATTTCCTAGagctaatgtcctttttcttggCTGTGCTGACACTAATGGTCACATTGATGTTAGTGCTTCTCTCCTATGGCTACATTATCAAGACAATTCTCAAATTcccttctgctcagcaaaggactAAAGCCTTTTCTACCTGTTCTTCCCACATGATTGTAGTTTCCATCTCTTATGGTAGCTGCATCTTCATGTATATAAAACCATCAGCAAATGACAGAGTGACTTTAAGCAAAGGAGTGGCTGTGCTCAATACCTCAGTTGCCCCCTTATTGAATCCCTTCATTTATACACTAAGGAATCAGCAAGTGAAACAGGCCTTTAAGGACAGGgttcaaaaagttttatttgcttcaaacaaatga